GGTCTCGGAGGCCAGGCTCCTTTCCTGGTCCCCGGAGGGCTTTACGATATTCCTGAAGTGCACGAAAGGTTTTTACGTGCGTGCGATTCCGAGGGACATGGGACCCGTCCTGGGCGTCCCGATGACCGTTTCTTATCTGCGCCGCCTGCGGTGCGGGCCGTTCCGGATCGAAGAGTCGGTAACGCTCGCCGAACTCATCGAGGAAGGGAAGCGCGGAGAGGCCGCAGCCAGGCTGGTGCCTATCGGGAAGGCTCTCGCGGGTTTCCCGCAGTGGGAGATATCGGCGGAGGCCGTCGCGGCCGTCCGGCACGGCAGTTCGCCCGGGCCCTGGCTTGCGGGCCGGGACCCGGGGCCGGGAACGGGCGCGGTCCTGCTGACCCACGGGAATGAGGGCCCCGTCGCCCTCGTGGAGCGGCAGACGGGCGGGCAGTGGCGAATCCTGCGGGGCATATGAATTTACTTCCAATACGGGATATGGTATAAAAAAACGTACATAAATCATCATGATATTCTGATCCGGCGAAAGGGGAAGGGCGAAGCGAGATGAGCCTGGAAACTGAAAAAAAGAAAGAGTTGATCGGCAAGTTCAAGGTGCACGAATCGGACACCGGCTCGCCGGAGGTCCAGATCGCCCTCCTCACGGAGCGGATCAACGAGATCACCGACCACCTGAAGACCCACAACAAGGACTTCAACTCCCGGCGTGGGCTGTTGAAACTGGTCGGCCAGAGGCGTCGGCTCCTCGATTATCTGAAATCGAAGGAATCGCTGCGGTACAAAGCCGTGGTGGAAGCGCTGGGCCTGCGCAAGTAAAACGGGAACGGCAAGACAACCCACCGAATATCTGCCGCACCGGCGGCACCAGAAGGGAAATAGATAAATTGGGACACGTGTACGAAAAGGAAGTATCGGAAAGATTACTATCGATCGAAACGGGAGTCGTGGCAAAGCAGGCGGGCGGATCGGTGGTCGTAAGCTACGGAGACTCCGTGGTGCTGGTCACGGCCTGCGGCAACGAGACTCCGAGGCCCGGGATCGACTTCCTCCCCCTGGTCGTCGACTACGTTGAGAAGACGTTCGCCGTCGGGAAGATCCCCGGCGGCTTCTTCAAAAGGGAGGGCAGGCTGTCGGAACACGAGGTGCTGACGTCAAGGCTCATCGACCGTCCGATCCGTCCGCTCTTCCCGAAAGGCTACTACAACGAAACGCAGGTTATCGCCACCGTTCTTTCGGCGGACAAGGAAAACGATACCGGCATCCTGGCGATGATCGGAGCGTCCGCCGCGCTTTCCCTGTCCGACATCCCGTTTCAGGGGCCGATAGCCGGCGCCCGGGTGGGGCGGATCGACGGGAAGCTCGTCATCAATCCTCCCATCCCCGACCTCGACAAGAGCGACATGAACATATTCGTGGCCGGAAGCCGCGACGCCATACTTATGGTGGAAGGGGAAGTGTCCGAGGTCCCCGAAGAAGATGTGCTCGACGCCATCCTGTACGCCCATGAGTCCCTCAAGCCGATCCTCGACATGCAGGAGGCGATGCAGGCCGAATTAGGCAAGCCGAAGCGTGGATTCGAGAAGAAGGACCTGCCCGCGGAAGACCTTGCCCGGATCGGGGAGATCGCTCGAAACGCCCTCCGGGAAGCGTACGACCTCCAGGTAAAACAGGAGAGACGCAAGCGGATAGACGAGATCGCCGAGGCCGTGCGGAACTCCTTCCCCGAAGAGGAGCGGGCGGAAAAGGCCCCCCTCATCGCCGAAGCTTTCAAGAACCTGGAGAAGAAGATCGTCCGCGGAAAGATCCTCGCCGAAAAGAAGCGGATCGACGGACGGGGGCTCACCGACATCCGGAATATCGATTGCCGTGTGGGAGTGCTGCCGCGAACCCACGGGTCCGCGATCTTCACGCGCGGCGAGACCCAGGTGCTCGTCACCGCAACGCTGGGGACCACGCAGGACGAGCAGCGGATCGACTCCCTTCTGGGCGATACCACCAAGGCGTTCATGCTCCACTACAACTTCCCGCCGTTCAGCGTCGGCGAGGTGAAAATGCTTCGGGCGCCGGCGCGCCGCGAGGTTGGGCACGGAGCGCTCGCCGAGCGGGCTGTCACCAAGGTGCTCCCTCCCCAGATCGAATTTCCGTACACGGTCCGCATCGTGTCCGAGGTCCTCGAGTCGAACGGCTCCTCGTCGATGGCCACGGTCTGCGGCGCTTCCCTGGCGATGATGGACGCCGGGATCCCCACGACCGGCGCGGTGTCGGGCATCGCCATGGGGCTCATCAAGGAGGACGGGCAGGTCGCGGTGCTCTCGGACATCCTGGGAGACGAAGACCACCTGGGAGACATGGACTTCAAGGTGGCGGGCACCGCGAAAGGCGTAACCGCCATCCAGATGGACATCAAGATCGGCGGCGTCAGCCGCGAGATCATGCTGACCGCCCTCCGCCAGGCGCGTGAGGGCCGCCTCTACATCCTCGGAAAGATGAACTCCACGATGGACACGGCGCGTCCCGAGCTTTCGCCGTTCGCCCCGCGGATCTACGTGATGACCGTGAAGACCGAGAAGATCCGTGAGATCATCGGCCCGGGAGGAAAGGTCATCCGCGGGATCCAGGAACAGACCGGCGTGAAGATCGACATCGACGACGACGGGACGGTCAAGATCGCTGCCGTTGACGCCGACTCGGCCAAGGCGGCCATCGCCATCATCGAAGGAATCGTCCAGGAACCGGAGGTTGGGAAGGTCTACGACGGGAAGGTGCGTCGCATCATGGACTTCGGCGCCTTCGTGGAAATCTTTCCCGGCACCGAGGGCCTTTTGCACATTTCCCAGATCTCCAAGCAGCGCGTCCGCGCCGTTTCCGACTGCTTCAAGGAAGGGGACGAGGTCAAGGTACGCGTCCTCGAGGTCGACCGGGACGGGAAGATGCGTCTGTCACACAAGGAATTCGAGGTCGAGGGGAAGTTCCCGGTCGCCCCTCCGGGCGAGCCGGGCGAGGGCAGGGGAGAGCGTGAAGGAAGAGGCGATCGGGAAGGAAGGGGAGACCGCGGCCGGGACAGGGATCGCGACCGCGGCGGGCCCAGGGGCCGCAGGTAGATTCGGGTTTACCTCGCCGATGAGCGTCGGGAAAACCATCCTCGACAGCGGCGTCACCATCCTGAGCGAGCAGGTTCCCTACCTGCGCTCCGTCACCATCGGCGTCTGGGTTTCCGTGGGCTCCCGCTCGGAGTCCCCGGTCGACAACGGCATCGCCCATTTCATAGAGCATCTCCTCTTCAAGGGAACCGCCCGGCGGAAGGCCGTCGACATCGCCCGCGAGATCGAGTCCGTCGGAGGCTCGATGAACGCCTGCACCGACCGGGAATACACCTTCTTCTTCGCCAAGGCTCTCGAAAAGGATTTCCCCCTGGTCTCCGACCTTCTCACAGACATCTTTCTCAATTCCAGCTTCGACGGCGAGGAGCTGGAGCGCGAAAAGGGCGTCGTTCTACAGGAAATCCTCATGGTCGAGGACAACCCGGAGGATTACCTTCACGACTTCTTTCACGAATCGTACTGGGGAGGCCACCCGCTCGGATTTCCCGTCCAGGGCACGTCCGGAAACGTCTCCGCCTTCGACAGGGACCGGGTCCGCAAGTACTTCTCGGACCGGTTCCGCCGCCAGGGAACGATCGTCTCGGTTGTGGGGAACCTCCCGCACGAGGACGTCGTCGCCGGGTTCTCCGGGGCCCTGGGTTCCCTTGATCTCGGGCTGCGGCTTTCCCCCGAAGCGCCGCCTCCTCCACGGCATGGCGTGTTTCTCAAGAAGAAGCCGCTGGAGCAGCTCCACCTGCTTTTGGGAGCGCCGGGCGTGTCCCGCGGAAGCGAGCACAAATACGCAGCGCACGTCATGAACGTGGTCCTTGGAGGCGGCATGAGCAGCCGGCTCTTCCAGGAGGTACGTGAAAAGCGCGGCCTGGCCTATTCCATCTATTCCTCCCTTTCCGCCTATGCCGACTCGGGGATTCTGAAGATTTGCGCGGGGACATCCCGTGACAAGGCGGGCGAAGTCCTATCCGTGGTATCCGACGTGATCGGGGAGATCCGGGAAGGTCGGATCGGGGACGAGGAGATATCCCTCGCCAAGGAGCTGATCAAGGGGGGCATGCAGCTGAACCTCGAGAGCTCCGAATACCGCATGTCCCGGCTGGCGATGAACGAGATGTTTCTCGGCCGCATGGAGTCCCCCGAAGAGGCGTTGCGACGGGTGGAAGACGTCACTCCGGATCGGGTCAGGAGCCTCGCCGCCTCGATGCTGCGCCGGGACCTGTTTTCCCTCGCCGCAGTCGGCGACCTGCCGCCGGACAGCGAACTGGTTTTTTGAATATGGGAGCCGACCGGCCGATTCCCGTGCGCTTCCTGAGGGAAGTGCGCGAGGACTTGCTGCCGGCCTACCAGACCGAGGGAGCGGCCGGGATGGACCTGCGCGCCGACGTGGACGGCGAGGTCGTGCTCCCTCCGCTTGGGCGTGCGCTGATCCCTACGGGGATAGCGGTGGCGCTGCCCCCGGGCGTCGAGGCGCAGGTGCGGCCGCGCAGCGGCCTTGCGGCCAGGCACGGGGTGACATGCCTCAATTCCCCCGGCACGATCGATTCGGACTACCGCGGAGAGATACTTGTGATCCTCGTGAATTTCGGCAGCGAGCCGTTCTCCGTACGGCGGGGCGACCGCATAGCCCAGATCGTCTTTTCGCCCGTCCTTCGGGCGGTTTTAAGGGTCGTCGACGATCTCGACGAGACCCGGAGGGGCGAAGGCGGGTTCGGCCACACCGGCATGTAAGCCGGGTACGCGGCGGGCAAAAAAGGAGGAACATCGTGATCGGAAGATATACCAGGCCCGGGATGGCGAAGATCTGGGAACCGGAGAACCGGTTCCGGATCTGGCTGGACATCGAGCTGCTTGCGATGGAGGCGATGGCCGAGAAGGGGTGGATCCCCTCCGACGCGCTTTCGCGGGTGCGCAAGCGCGCGAAGTTCGACGTCGCCCGGATCGACGAGATAGAAAAGAAGGTCAAGCATGACGTCATCGCCTTCCTTACCTCGGTGGCGGAGCACATCGGCGACGACTCGCGGTTCCTGCACGTCGGGATGACCAGCTCCGACGTGCTCGACACGTCGTTTGCGGTGCAGATGCGGCAGGCGCTGACCCTCCTCATCCGTGAAGCCGGGAAGGTGGTCGATACTCTCGGGCGGCGGGCCCTCGAGCACAAGGACACCGTGATGATCGGCCGCACCCACGGCATCCACGCGGAACCGATCACCTTCGGCCTGAAGATGGCCCTGTGGGCGGACGAAATGCGGCGGAACGCCGCCAGGCTGCGCCGCGCAAGGGACGTTATATCCGTGGGAAAGCTCTCCGGCGCCGTCGGGACGTTCGCCAGCATCGACCCGTTCGTCGAGGAGTACGTTTGCCGGAAACTCGGGTTGAAGCCCGCACCGGTTTCGACACAGGTCGTCCAGAGGGACCGGCATGCGGAAGTTTTCTCTACGCTCGCCATAGTCGGATCTTCTCTGGACAAGTTCGCCGTCGAGATCCGGCACCTCCAGCGTACGGAAGTGCTGGAGGCGGAGGAATATTTCTCGGAGGGGCAGAAAGGATCCTCGGCGATGCCCCACAAGCGCAACCCCATCCTTTCCGAGAACATATCGGGGCTGTCGCGCCTCCTTCGCGGTTACGCTGTCACCGCCATGGAAAACGTGGCGCTATGGCACGAACGCGACATCAGCCACTCCTCCGCGGAGCGTGTGATAGCACCGGACGCGACCATCGTCCTCGACTTCGCGCTCGACCGTTTCAACGGCATTATGGACAAGCTGCTCGTTTATCCCGACCGCATGAAGAAGAACCTTGACCGCACGCGAGGCCTGCTCTTTTCCCAGCGGGTGCTCCTGGCGCTGGCCGCCAAGGGACTTTCACGGGAGCGGGCCTACGCGCTGGTCCAGAAATCCGCCATGGAGGCGTGGCGCGGTGAAAAGGACTTCGCTTCCCTGCTCTGGAAGGACCGGGAAATCCGCGCGCTTCTGCTGCGCAAGGAGTTTGACGAATTGTTCGACATCGGGTATTACCTGAAAAACGTCGATGCGATTTTCGACCGGGTATTCAGCGGCAAGACAGCCGCGGGATGATAAGATGGAACTTGGGCGGCCCCGGCACGGGCGCCCAGGGTGGGGGATAAGTACCTAAATGTGCGGCATATTCGGCGTAATCGGGAACCCTGAAGCGGCCAACCTTACCTACCTGGGGCTGTACGCGCTTCAGCACCGGGGACAGGAAAGCGCGGGGATCGCCTGTTCCGACGGCGATGTGATCACCTTTCACAAGGAGATGGGGCTCGTCGCGGACATCTTTTCGGAAGATGTCCTTTCGCGCCTTCCGGGCCACATGTCCATCGGGCACGTCCGTTACTCGACCACGGGCAGCTCGGAGCTGAAAAACGCCCAGCCGTTCGTCGTGGATTTCGAGAGCGGCTCGATCGCCGTCGCCCACAACGGGAACCTGGTGAACACACACCTCCTGAAGCAGGAACTCGAGGTCGGGGGTTCCATCTTCCAGTCCACGATGGACACCGAGGTCATCATCCACCTGATCGCGCGTTCCCGGCGGGCGAAGATCGAGGAGCGGATAGTCGATGCGCTGACCCAGGTGAGGGGTGCCTACTCCCTGCTGTTCCTGACGAGGGACAAGCTCATCGCGGTCCGCGATCCCCACGGCATACGGCCGATGGTGCTGGGGAAGATAAAGGGAGGGTTCGTCGTCTGTTCGGAGTCGTGCGCCCTGGACCTCATCGAGGGCGAACTCGTCCGGGAAGTGGACCCGGGGGAGATGCTCGTGATCGACGAAAACGGCCTGCATTCCTCGCGTCCCTTTTTCCCCGCGCCTCCCCACTTCTGCATCTTCGAGTTCATCTATTTCGCCCGGCCGGACTCGATTTTCGGCGGGATCTCCGTCTACGAAATACGCAAGCGGCTGGGGCGGGAGCTTGCCCGCCTCCACCCGGTCGAAGCCGACATCGTCGTTCCCGTCCCCGACTCCGGGGTGCCGGCCGCAATCGGTTACTCGGAAGCATCCGGCATTCCGTTCGAGATGGGGTTCATAAGGAATCATTACGTCGGGCGGACGTTCATCGAGCCGCAGCAGTCGATCCGGCACTTCGGCGTGAAGATCAAGCTCAACGCCGTGCGCGACGTTGTGAAGGGGAAGCGCGTCGTGGTGGTGGATGATTCGATCGTGCGCGGGACCACGGGGCGGAAGATCATCAAGATGATCAGGTCGGCCGGGGCGAAGGAGGTCCACGTCCGTATCAGCTCGCCCCCCACCTCGTTCCCCTGTTTCTACGGGATCGACACTCCTCTCCGCCGCGACCTCATCGCGGCGACGCACACGCTCGATGAGATCAACCGTTATATAACGTCCGATTCCCTTGGATACCTGACGATAGACAGCCTGCGGGCCTGCGTCCCGACCGCTCCGAAAGGATATTGCGACGCCTGCTTCTCCGGCAGCTACCCCGTGCCGCTGGAAATTGAAGAATCAGAGGAGCAGCTCCCGTTGTTCCGCGGCTCCATCAGGGTTTGATACGGACGCACATTTCTCCTTACCGGAGGTAACACGCCAATGACCCTTCAGACTGCGGCCGCCGCCGGCGACCGCGCCCGGTTTCTTGCGATCCTCAAAGAGAAGAGCTACGAGAAAAGGAAAGTGATCCTGTCATCGGGCAGGGAGTCCGATTTCTACATAGACTGCAAGCAGACCACGCTCACCGCCGAGGGAGCAGTCCTTTGCGGCAGGCTCATCTGCGAGATGCTCGCGAAAGGGGAGTGGCCCGAGGCGGTCGGGGGGATCACCCTCGGGGCGGACCCCATCGTGACGGCGGTCTCGCTGACCAGCGCGCTTCTCGGACGGCCGATTCCAGCCTTCATCATTCGGAAAGAACCCAAAAAGCACGGCACCGCCCAGTGGGTGGAGGGTACGAAGAATCTCAGCGAGGGGATGAAGGTCGCGATCGTGGAGGATGTCGTGACGACGGGCGCCTCGACCCTGCGCGCGATCGAGCGCGCGGAAGGGGCCGGGCTGACGGTTTCCCGGGTAATCGCTCTCGTGGACAGGAACGAGGGGGGCGCCGAAACGATCGCCGAAAAGGGATATCGGCTCGAGTCGATGTTCCTCAAAGAGGACGTCGAAAATGCCTGAAGCTTCGCGCCGCGCGGCTCTCTGCGTTTGCGTGTTCGCCATTTCGGCCGCTACGCTCCTCTTCGCGGGCTGCGGCACCCGTGTCGGACGGCTGTACGAGAGGGTGATGGGTTCGCCCACCTACGCGCAGACGACGGAGAAGTACACCCGCACGAAAGAGGTCCACGACGGGCTCGACACCCGGTTCATCCTGTCCGCCACGTGGCTTTCACCCGACTGGGTCCGTGCGTTCACCGAGGAATTCACAAGCATCTACTACCTCGACACCGAGCGGACGGAGAAGGTGACCCGGCAGTGGAAGGATGAATCGGAGAGGCACGCGCGGTTCTTCGTCGCGCTCTTCGTTCCCGACGAGAGAGGTAACGACCTCGAGAAGGAGGGAACGCTGTGGAGCCTGCGCCTGGTCAGGGCCGACGAGAAGGATTTCGCGCCGGCATACGTCCGGAAATCGGATCTGAAGCCCGCGGAGATCTCCCGGTTCTTCCCTTACTCGGGGACGTGGTACCGCGCCTACGAGGTCGCGTTCCCCAAGGAGGCCATGGGCGGCGAGCCCGCCAAACCCGGAACGCCGCGCCTGAAGCTCGTCCTCTCCGGTGTGCAGGGCCGCGCGGTCCTCGCCTGGGAGTAACGTTCCCCGAAGTCGCTACGCCTGCCCCCCCCTCTCGAGCCTCGCACGCCTCAAGGGGTGCCCTGCTCGAGAGTCATGGTGGCGGAGTTCCTCAGAATCTTTCTCTGCGCAGCAGCGTGTCCTTCCGGCAGTGCTCGTCGTCGAGGTAGGGGTAGTCGATCGTGGTGTGCAGGCCGCGGCTCTCCTTGCGCTGCATGGCGCACCTCACGATCAGCTCGGCGGCCGTGCAGATATTCCGCAGTTCCAACAGGTCCGCGGTCACCTTGAAGTTCCAGTAATACTCCTGGATCTCCCGCTTCAGCATTTCGATCCGGTCGAGAGCCCGCATCAGGCGCTTGTTCGAGCGGACGATTCCGACGTAGTTCCACATGAGCCGCCGTACTTCGTCCCAGTTCTGCGTGACGACGACCGCCTCGTCGGAGTCCTGTGCCTTTCCCGGGTCCCATTTCGGGATAGCAATGCGGGCGCGGGGCTTCCCGGCGTACGTTTCGGCCGACCGCTTGACGGCCCGGGCGGAATACACCAGGGCCTCCAGCAGTGAATTCGAGGCGAGCCGGTTGGCACCGTGCAGGCCGGTGCAGGCGCACTCGCCTATGGCGAAAAGCCGCCGGATGTCCGTCTCTCCGTGCAGGTCCGTACGCACGCCGCCGCAGAGGTAATGGGCGGCGGGAACGACCGGGATCGGCTCCTTCGTCATGTCGATGCCGAAGGACATGCACGTCTCGTAGATGTTCGGAAACCGCCGCTTTATGAACGCGCTTCCCTTGCGGGTTATATCGAGGTAGACGCAGTCCTCCCCCGAACGCTTAAGCTCCGAGTCGATGGCTCGCGCTACTATGTCCCTCGGCGCCAATTCCGCCATGGAATGGACGTCCTTCATGAAACGGTTTCCGGCCCGGTTCAGCAGGACCGCCCCCTCCCCGCGCACCGCTTCCGAGATGAGGAACGATTTGGCGTGCGGGTGGAACAGGCAGGTGGGGTGGAACTGCACGAACTCCATGTTCGCGATCGTGGCGCCTGCCCGGTAGGCCATCGCGATTCCGTCGCCGGAGGCGATGTCGGGGTTGCTGGTATAAAGGTAGACCTTCCCCGCGCCGCCGGTGGACAGGATCGTGGCATCCGCGATGAAGGTGTGGATCGCCCCCGATTCCCGGTCGAGGACATAGGCGCCAAGCGCCTCGTCCGCCCCGCGGCGGTCGAACGCCTCCAGCCGCTGCCGCGTTATGAGGTTGATCGCCACGTGATGCTCGTAGAGGCGGATCCGCCGGTTCGCCCGTGCCTTGGCGAGCAGGGCGCGCTCGACCTCCCGGCCGGTCAGGTCCTTGGCGTGGAAGATGCGGCGCCGCGAGTGTCCGCCCTCGCGTCCAAGGTCGAATTCCTGCTTTCCGTCCCTCCGGGTGAACCGGACGCCCCAGTTGATGAGCTCTTTTATCCTTGCGGGCGCGTCGCGGACGACCATGTCCACCACCTCGGAACTGCAAAGCCCCGCCCCGGCCCGGTGGGTGTCATCTATGTGCGACTCGAAGGTATCCTCTCCGCTCCATACCGTTGCGATCCCGCCCTGGGCGTAATTCGTGCTCGACTCCGACGCCTGGACTTTCGTGACGATCGTCACCGTGCCCAACTTCGCCGCGCGAAGGGCGAAACTCAAGCCGGCGATTCCGCTTCCTATCACCAAAAAATTCGAGGTGCGTTCCATGACGCCTTCCCTCCCGTTGAAAGCCTCCTCCCAAGGTTGACAGGGAATGGGGGTTCTCTTAGAATTGGAAATTATGATTTATTTCCGCATATTTTTAATCATATCCCTGGCTGTTTGTCCAACGGTACTTTGGGCGGACATATACCGGTTCGTGGACGGGGACGGCGTCGTCCATTTCACAAATACACAATACGACGGTAAATATGAGCTTTACCTCAGGGAAGGGATCAAGGAGCCCCCCGCGTCTCCCCGCAGCGAAGCTTCCAGCGGATGGATGATGGATTATGCCGACCGTTATTCCCGGGCGCATAACCTTTCCCCGGCGCTCGTAAAAGCGATCATCCGGGCGGAGTCGAACGGCAACCGGTTCGCCGTCTCCCGCAAGGGGGCCAAGGGGATGATGCAGCTAATGCCGTTCACGTCGAAACGCCTCAAGGTGAGCGACCCGTTCGACCCGGTGGAAAACATCGAGGGAGGCGTGAAGTACATCAAGGAACTTCTGGGTACGTTCGGCGGCAATGTCACCCATGCGGTCGCCGCCTACAACGCGGGGCCGGCAGCGGTTCAAAAG
The DNA window shown above is from Deltaproteobacteria bacterium and carries:
- the truB gene encoding tRNA pseudouridine(55) synthase TruB; the encoded protein is MTDGVIVLDKPAGITSFRAVEKVGRALRQKKCGHAGTLDPMATGVLVVCAGRATKIAGYIASQDKEYETTFRFGAATDTGDAAGKEIESRPGAFATRESVEAAVSSLVGTWDQVPPAFSAVKVSGTRAYVMARQGKEVTLAPRQVTVSEARLLSWSPEGFTIFLKCTKGFYVRAIPRDMGPVLGVPMTVSYLRRLRCGPFRIEESVTLAELIEEGKRGEAAARLVPIGKALAGFPQWEISAEAVAAVRHGSSPGPWLAGRDPGPGTGAVLLTHGNEGPVALVERQTGGQWRILRGI
- the rpsO gene encoding 30S ribosomal protein S15, which translates into the protein MSLETEKKKELIGKFKVHESDTGSPEVQIALLTERINEITDHLKTHNKDFNSRRGLLKLVGQRRRLLDYLKSKESLRYKAVVEALGLRK
- the pnp gene encoding polyribonucleotide nucleotidyltransferase, translated to MGHVYEKEVSERLLSIETGVVAKQAGGSVVVSYGDSVVLVTACGNETPRPGIDFLPLVVDYVEKTFAVGKIPGGFFKREGRLSEHEVLTSRLIDRPIRPLFPKGYYNETQVIATVLSADKENDTGILAMIGASAALSLSDIPFQGPIAGARVGRIDGKLVINPPIPDLDKSDMNIFVAGSRDAILMVEGEVSEVPEEDVLDAILYAHESLKPILDMQEAMQAELGKPKRGFEKKDLPAEDLARIGEIARNALREAYDLQVKQERRKRIDEIAEAVRNSFPEEERAEKAPLIAEAFKNLEKKIVRGKILAEKKRIDGRGLTDIRNIDCRVGVLPRTHGSAIFTRGETQVLVTATLGTTQDEQRIDSLLGDTTKAFMLHYNFPPFSVGEVKMLRAPARREVGHGALAERAVTKVLPPQIEFPYTVRIVSEVLESNGSSSMATVCGASLAMMDAGIPTTGAVSGIAMGLIKEDGQVAVLSDILGDEDHLGDMDFKVAGTAKGVTAIQMDIKIGGVSREIMLTALRQAREGRLYILGKMNSTMDTARPELSPFAPRIYVMTVKTEKIREIIGPGGKVIRGIQEQTGVKIDIDDDGTVKIAAVDADSAKAAIAIIEGIVQEPEVGKVYDGKVRRIMDFGAFVEIFPGTEGLLHISQISKQRVRAVSDCFKEGDEVKVRVLEVDRDGKMRLSHKEFEVEGKFPVAPPGEPGEGRGEREGRGDREGRGDRGRDRDRDRGGPRGRR
- a CDS encoding insulinase family protein, whose translation is MKEEAIGKEGETAAGTGIATAAGPGAAGRFGFTSPMSVGKTILDSGVTILSEQVPYLRSVTIGVWVSVGSRSESPVDNGIAHFIEHLLFKGTARRKAVDIAREIESVGGSMNACTDREYTFFFAKALEKDFPLVSDLLTDIFLNSSFDGEELEREKGVVLQEILMVEDNPEDYLHDFFHESYWGGHPLGFPVQGTSGNVSAFDRDRVRKYFSDRFRRQGTIVSVVGNLPHEDVVAGFSGALGSLDLGLRLSPEAPPPPRHGVFLKKKPLEQLHLLLGAPGVSRGSEHKYAAHVMNVVLGGGMSSRLFQEVREKRGLAYSIYSSLSAYADSGILKICAGTSRDKAGEVLSVVSDVIGEIREGRIGDEEISLAKELIKGGMQLNLESSEYRMSRLAMNEMFLGRMESPEEALRRVEDVTPDRVRSLAASMLRRDLFSLAAVGDLPPDSELVF
- the dut gene encoding dUTP diphosphatase, with the translated sequence MGADRPIPVRFLREVREDLLPAYQTEGAAGMDLRADVDGEVVLPPLGRALIPTGIAVALPPGVEAQVRPRSGLAARHGVTCLNSPGTIDSDYRGEILVILVNFGSEPFSVRRGDRIAQIVFSPVLRAVLRVVDDLDETRRGEGGFGHTGM
- a CDS encoding adenylosuccinate lyase, with the protein product MIGRYTRPGMAKIWEPENRFRIWLDIELLAMEAMAEKGWIPSDALSRVRKRAKFDVARIDEIEKKVKHDVIAFLTSVAEHIGDDSRFLHVGMTSSDVLDTSFAVQMRQALTLLIREAGKVVDTLGRRALEHKDTVMIGRTHGIHAEPITFGLKMALWADEMRRNAARLRRARDVISVGKLSGAVGTFASIDPFVEEYVCRKLGLKPAPVSTQVVQRDRHAEVFSTLAIVGSSLDKFAVEIRHLQRTEVLEAEEYFSEGQKGSSAMPHKRNPILSENISGLSRLLRGYAVTAMENVALWHERDISHSSAERVIAPDATIVLDFALDRFNGIMDKLLVYPDRMKKNLDRTRGLLFSQRVLLALAAKGLSRERAYALVQKSAMEAWRGEKDFASLLWKDREIRALLLRKEFDELFDIGYYLKNVDAIFDRVFSGKTAAG
- a CDS encoding amidophosphoribosyltransferase, which gives rise to MCGIFGVIGNPEAANLTYLGLYALQHRGQESAGIACSDGDVITFHKEMGLVADIFSEDVLSRLPGHMSIGHVRYSTTGSSELKNAQPFVVDFESGSIAVAHNGNLVNTHLLKQELEVGGSIFQSTMDTEVIIHLIARSRRAKIEERIVDALTQVRGAYSLLFLTRDKLIAVRDPHGIRPMVLGKIKGGFVVCSESCALDLIEGELVREVDPGEMLVIDENGLHSSRPFFPAPPHFCIFEFIYFARPDSIFGGISVYEIRKRLGRELARLHPVEADIVVPVPDSGVPAAIGYSEASGIPFEMGFIRNHYVGRTFIEPQQSIRHFGVKIKLNAVRDVVKGKRVVVVDDSIVRGTTGRKIIKMIRSAGAKEVHVRISSPPTSFPCFYGIDTPLRRDLIAATHTLDEINRYITSDSLGYLTIDSLRACVPTAPKGYCDACFSGSYPVPLEIEESEEQLPLFRGSIRV
- the pyrE gene encoding orotate phosphoribosyltransferase; its protein translation is MTLQTAAAAGDRARFLAILKEKSYEKRKVILSSGRESDFYIDCKQTTLTAEGAVLCGRLICEMLAKGEWPEAVGGITLGADPIVTAVSLTSALLGRPIPAFIIRKEPKKHGTAQWVEGTKNLSEGMKVAIVEDVVTTGASTLRAIERAEGAGLTVSRVIALVDRNEGGAETIAEKGYRLESMFLKEDVENA
- the nadB gene encoding L-aspartate oxidase; this translates as MERTSNFLVIGSGIAGLSFALRAAKLGTVTIVTKVQASESSTNYAQGGIATVWSGEDTFESHIDDTHRAGAGLCSSEVVDMVVRDAPARIKELINWGVRFTRRDGKQEFDLGREGGHSRRRIFHAKDLTGREVERALLAKARANRRIRLYEHHVAINLITRQRLEAFDRRGADEALGAYVLDRESGAIHTFIADATILSTGGAGKVYLYTSNPDIASGDGIAMAYRAGATIANMEFVQFHPTCLFHPHAKSFLISEAVRGEGAVLLNRAGNRFMKDVHSMAELAPRDIVARAIDSELKRSGEDCVYLDITRKGSAFIKRRFPNIYETCMSFGIDMTKEPIPVVPAAHYLCGGVRTDLHGETDIRRLFAIGECACTGLHGANRLASNSLLEALVYSARAVKRSAETYAGKPRARIAIPKWDPGKAQDSDEAVVVTQNWDEVRRLMWNYVGIVRSNKRLMRALDRIEMLKREIQEYYWNFKVTADLLELRNICTAAELIVRCAMQRKESRGLHTTIDYPYLDDEHCRKDTLLRRERF
- a CDS encoding lytic transglycosylase domain-containing protein — encoded protein: MIYFRIFLIISLAVCPTVLWADIYRFVDGDGVVHFTNTQYDGKYELYLREGIKEPPASPRSEASSGWMMDYADRYSRAHNLSPALVKAIIRAESNGNRFAVSRKGAKGMMQLMPFTSKRLKVSDPFDPVENIEGGVKYIKELLGTFGGNVTHAVAAYNAGPAAVQKFRGIPPYPETRTYVKRVLSLYEKYSAKE